One Triticum dicoccoides isolate Atlit2015 ecotype Zavitan chromosome 4B, WEW_v2.0, whole genome shotgun sequence genomic window carries:
- the LOC119292431 gene encoding protease Do-like 7: protein MCYMINCTLKFLLGQAVQLVSPAGETGMLVVDSLVPDGPAEKHLKPGDVLIRMNGEIVTQFLTMESLLDESVGSEINLQIERGGTPLTVKLKYYNTGSCTHMMVIRSGHSSFGGGGAAAPMMVDLSDFPSRIHGDEARPRLEPPPVSSSSPLIPLLLACWFYALPL from the exons ATGTGCTACATGATTAATTGCACCTTGAAATTTCTGCTAGGACAGGCGGTACAACTTGTTTCTCCAGCAGGGGAGACTGGAATGCTGGTTGTTGATTCTTTG GTGCCAGATGGACCTGCAGAAAAACATCTGAAACCTGGTGACGTGCTGATTCGCATGAATGGGGAG ATTGTAACGCAATTTCTCACTATGGAGTCCTTACTTGATGAGAGCGTTGGCAGCGAGATAAATTTGCAGATCGAAAGAGGTGGAACTCCTTTGACAGTAAAGCTGAAG TACTACAACACTGGTAGTTGTACACATATGATGGTGATTCGCTCCGGCCATTCCAGTTTTGGCGGTGGTGGTGCTGCTGCTCCTATGATGGTAGACTTGTCTGATTTCCCTAGCCGCATCCATGGTGATGAAGCTCGGCCTAGGCTAGAACCCCCTCCAGTGAGCTCCTCAAGTCCTCTTATACCCCTCCTACTTGCTTGTTGGTTCTATGCTCTGCCTTTGTGA